From a single Lolium rigidum isolate FL_2022 chromosome 7, APGP_CSIRO_Lrig_0.1, whole genome shotgun sequence genomic region:
- the LOC124677171 gene encoding cytochrome P450 709B2-like: protein MTIGLVWMVAAAVAAVLASWAFNALVYLVLRPRAITRQLRAQGVGGPGYKFFAGNLAEIKQLRADVAGAALDVGSHDFVPLVQPHFRKWIPIHGRTFLYWFGARPTLCVADVNVVKQVLFDRNGLYPKNIGNPHIARLLGNGLVLTDGDDWKRHRKVVYPAFNMDKLKMMTVTMSDCAGSMMSEWKAKLEKGGEVEIELSSQFEELTADVISHTAFGSSYTEGKKVFLAQRELQFLAFSTVFNVQIPGFRYLPTKKNLKISKLDKEVRTMLMNIIKSRLAAKDTMGYGHDLLGLMLEARAPEHGENPILSMDEIIDECKTFFFAGHDTSSHLLTWTMFLLSTHPEWQDKLREEVLRECGNEVPTGDMLNKLKLVNMFLLETLRLYAPVAVIQRKAGSDLEVGGIKVPQGTVLTIPIATIHRDEEVWGEDAHEFKPLRFEKGVTMAAKHPNALLSFSSGPRSCIGQNFAMIEAKAVIAVILQRFSFSLSPKYVHAPMDVITLRPKFGLPMILKSLEM, encoded by the exons ATGACCATAGGACTAGTCTGGATGgtggccgcggccgtggcggcggtgctGGCGTCGTGGGCGTTCAACGCGCTCGTGTACCTCGTGTTGCGGCCGCGCGCCATCACCAGGCAGCTCCGCGCGCAGGGCGTCGGCGGGCCGGGCTACAAGTTCTTCGCCGGCAACCTCGCCGAGATCAAGCAGCTCCGCGCGGACGTCGCCGGCGCGGCCCTGGACGTCGGCTCCCACGACTTCGTCCCCTTGGTGCAGCCCCACTTCCGCAAATGGATCCCCATCCACG GCCGCACGTTCCTGTACTGGTTCGGCGCGAGGCCGACGCTGTGCGTCGCCGACGTGAACGTGGTGAAGCAGGTGCTCTTCGACCGCAACGGCCTCTACCCCAAGAACATCGGCAACCCGCACATCGCacgcctcctcggcaacggcctcGTGCTCACCGACGGCGACGACTGGAAACGCCACCGCAAGGTCGTCTACCCCGCATTCAACATGGACAAGCTCAAG ATGATGACGGTGACCATGTCCGACTGTGCTGGGTCAATGATGTCAGAGTGGAAGGCGAAACTGGAGAAGGGCGGCGAGGTGGAGATCGAGCTGAGCAGCCAGTTTGAGGAGCTCACCGCGGATGTCATCTCCCACACGGCGTTCGGGAGCAGCTACACGGAGGGGAAGAAGGTCTTCCTCGCGCAGAGGGAGCTTCAGTTTCTTGCCTTCTCCACCGTGTTCAACGTCCAAATTCCAGGATTTAG GTACCTTCCAACCAAAAAGAACCTGAAGATATCCAAGCTCGATAAGGAGGTGAGGACAATGCTCATGAACATCATCAAGAGCCGCCTGGCCGCCAAAGACACCATGGGCTACGGACACGACCTGCTCGGGCTTATGCTCGAGGCCCGCGCGCCGGAGCACGGGGAGAACCCGATTCTgagcatggacgagatcatcgaCGAGTGCAAGACCTTCTTCTTCGCCGGGCACGACACCAGCTCGCACCTGCTCACCTGGACCATGTTCCTGCTGAGCACGCACCCGGAGTGGCAGGATAAGCTCAGGGAGGAGGTGCTGAGGGAGTGCGGCAACGAGGTTCCCACCGGCGACATGCTCAACAAACTCAAGCTCGTCAACATGTTCCTACTGGAAACTCTCAGGTTATACGCCCCTGTAGCGGTCATCCAGAGGAAGGCTGGTTCGGATCTCGAGGTCGGCGGCATCAAGGTGCCCCAAGGCACGGTCCTGACGATCCCCATCGCGACGATACATCGTGACGAGGAGGTCTGGGGTGAGGATGCCCATGAGTTCAAGCCTTTGAGGTTTGAGAAAGGTGTCACCATGGCTGCGAAGCACCCCAATGCATTGCTGTCTTTCTCCAGTGGGCCGAGGTCGTGCATAGGGCAGAACTTCGCCATGATAGAAGCCAAGGCCGTGATCGCCGTGATTCTTCAGAGGTTCTCCTTCTCCCTCTCACCTAAGTACGTACATGCCCCCATGGACGTCATCACGCTGCGGCCCAAGTTTGGGCTTCCCATGATCCTAAAGAGCCTGGAGATGTAG